Genomic segment of Bos indicus x Bos taurus breed Angus x Brahman F1 hybrid chromosome 27, Bos_hybrid_MaternalHap_v2.0, whole genome shotgun sequence:
GATCAGAgagatacatgcacacacagatgtatacacacagatacacatacagaTGTACATACAGAGAGATACATGCACACagatgtacacacacagagatacacacagatgtgtacacacatacacatatgcacagggatcagagatacacacacatagatgTACACACATAGATAGACATACAGATTACACACAGagatacacgcacacacagatgtacacacagagatacacacagagaCGTGCACACACAGATGAGTCGGGCCAGTGTCTTTCCCTGCCCCGTCCACACCCCCTCCGTCTGTCATGTCACTGTCTCTTATGCGTCTTTCCCTCCAGTGGAAGCTttcttgctgtgtgtgtgtcaccCAGATGCAGGAGCACAAGGTGGGGGCTTGTTGCCCGTGCTGTGACCGTCTTCCTGGCGCGGGCGCGGCCTGCGTGCCGCTCTGTCCGGCCAGCAGAAGGTCAGGCTCTGTTCTTCCCCAGGGTGAGGACGGGCGCATGAGGGTCCGGGGGCTGCGGCCCTGGTGCAGCGTGTGGACCCCGGCCTGGCTGAGACGACATGGGCAGCATGAGCCTCCTGGGCGCTGGTGCCCTTGACCTGGACTACACCTCCGGGCGGGTCCGCGGGGTGCTGGTGGCCGCCGGCTGTGCCTTCTACCTGGGCGTCTTCGTGGTCTGCCACCGGCTGTCCTCCTCCCTGAACGCCACCTACCGCTCGCTGGCGGCCCGCGAGCAGGTCTTCTGGAACCTGGCGGCCACACGTGCGGTCTTCGGCATCCAGGGCACCGCGGCGGGGCTGTGGGCGCTGCTGCTGGACCCCGTGCTCCAGGCTGACAAGGCACTCGGCCAGCAGGACTGGTGCTGGTTCCACATCACCACGGCGACCGGCTTCTTCTTCTTCGAGAACCTCGCCCTTCATGTGTCCAATGCGCTCTTCCACACCTTCGACGGCTTCCTGGCTGTGCACCACCTCTTCGCTTTCCTGGGGTTTCTCGGGTCTGCGGTCAACCTCCAAGCCGGCCACTACCTGCCCATGGTCACGCTGCTCCTGGAGATGAGCACGCCCttcacctgcatctcctggatgCTGCTGAAGGTAGGCCCCCCACACCTGCTCAGTCTGTTCCTCCATAGCCTCTGCGCCCGGCCGCAGTCCCTTCACCCCTGACGCCCCTGCTGCTGGCCCCTTGTGGCCTGTGCTGTCCCCAGGCTGGGTTAGAGCTTAAAGGCAGTAGGAAGCTCATTCTGATCGAAttgcattttaataattttcagcAGGCTTCCAGCCATGGCAAAAGAAGACGTGCTGGATGTCGTGTCTGCCGTGGTGGACAGGGCTTTCGGTAGATGCTCACTTGGTTCCTGTGTCGCGTCTTCATGGTGGCGCTGtggctcaggagttgcggctcACGGGTTTAGTTGCAGACGCCCCCTGGCGAgtgggatcaaacccgtgtcccctgccttggaaagTGCAATTTTaacctggaccgccagggaggtctCAGTAGACAGTATTCGTAAGCCCTTGAAAATGTGCTTTTTCTGTGTGTCTCTTGAAGGTTTTATTTCACGTTGCATTATTTTACACACATCTTCGTGGCCAGCACAGCATTGTCAGCCGTAGGACACGTGTGCAGCAGGTTTCTGGAGCTTACTCGTCCCGTTTGATTTGAAGCCTGCTGCCTGTTGATGGGTACCTCCCTGctgcctccctgccacccccGGCAGCCGCCCTCCACCGTTTGACTTAGGGCTGCCGGATGCCTCGTCCACATGCACTTGTGCCGTCTCTCCTGTCCTGGTTTGTGTCACTGGGTGAACGTCCTCCGGGTCCGGCCGTGCTGTCGCACACTGAAGAGCTCCCTCCTTTTCTCGGGCTGGAGGGTTTCCCGTTACGAGTGTGAGCGCGTTCTCCTCGCCCGCCGTCCGTCAGGGAGCGGTCGGGGGTGCTTCAGCCTCAGTCACTGTGACTCGCGCTGCGGTGAACTCAGGGGCGCTGAGGCCCTTCCAGATCCTGGTTTCGGTTCCTTTACTGGGCCCTAAGGCAGTTCCGGTTTTAGAAACAAACCCCCCCGCGCTGTTCCCCACAGTGGCTGCACATTCTTTGTTCCCACCAGCAGCGCAGAATTCGAGGTTCTCCATGTCCTCAGCAGTGTatgctttctttatttcttggCTGTTGGCTCATTGCCTTCGGTCTTGTTTCTCCCTGATGACTGGTGACAGGgagcatgttttcatttcatctGTCTGTGGGCCATTggtatgtcatctttggaaaacCGTTCAAGTCCTTGGCCCACGTTTCAATCAGAgtctttgttattttttactgttgagttgtagtcctgttttaaaaaacaattttatgtatttatctatttatttttggctgtgctgggtcttcgttgctgctcactgactttcctcttgttgcagagaacaggGTCTTCCCTCCAGTTGCAGTGGCAGGCTTCTCTTTTTTCGGCTCGTGGGCCCTGGGGCTCGTGGGCTCGGTAGCTGcgactcctgggctccagagtgtAGGCTCAGTAGGTGTTGCTCAAGGGCATAATTGCtgtgcagcacgtggggtcttcctggatcaggggtcaagcctgtgtctcctgcagtggcaggcggcattctttaccactgagccaccagggaatccctggagTTCATATGTTCAAGATTAATCTCTTATTAGACATAtggttggcaaatattttctcccactttgtaggttgccttttcactctgttgtttcctttgctttgaagaagctttttagtttgccGTCCCGGTTGTTTATGTTTCCGTTGCCTTTGTTTTTGGTGTAATGTTCGTCAGAAGATGCGGTGTCTCCAGccttgttcttttctttgaagGTTGATTTGGGTATTTGGGGTCCTCTGTGGTTTCGTGTGAACTTTAGACTTTTATTGTTGTTACAAATGCCCTTGGCGTTTTGGCAGGGGTTACACTGTACACCTgccatgtggctcagatggtaaagaatctgcctgccgtgcgggagatctgagttcgatccctgggtcgggaagatcccctgaagaaggaaaaggtaacccactccaatattcttgcctggagagtcccatggacagaggagcctggtgggctacagtccaggggcttgcaaagagtcggactcgactgaggaCCTGACGCACCTTACACTGAACCTGTAGGTgactgggacctccctggtgagtTTCCAGTTCAGTTATTGTGTTCTTCAGCTCCTTGGTTTCCGTTGGGACTTTGTTTATATTTCATCTGTTCACTAACGTTCCATTTTTATAAACCGTGTGTTTCTCTTGGCCGCACGGGGTCTTTGCCGCAGCACACAGGCCCTCTCTGGTTGCCATGTCAGGCTTCTCGTCgccgtggcttctcctgttgcagaccATGAGCTCCAGGGCACtcaggctcaggagctgtggcacgtgggcttcactGCTCTGCGTGTGGGGTCCCGGACCCGGGACCAAGCCctgtccctgcactggcaggcggattcccagcgcctgggccaccagggaagcccagtgtcccACTCTGTCCGTGTGTCCTCCTGCCCCCGGGGAGCATCCTGTGCCAGTCCCAGGGACTCCCCTCAGCAGGGCTGGGGATGGGTCTTGTCCCTCTGTGTGGAGTGAAATGTTGTGCCTCATCTCCGGGCCTCTGTTGGAGTCTGTGCGTCAGAGGGAGCTGACCTCTTCCCAGATCGCGGTCAATCggcccagcccaggccctgggccTTCTTGTCAGCATCCTCCTGGGGGAGGGTGGAGGCTGTGGCTTTTGTCTGCTCACAAGTTGGGGTGCTGGacgccccagcccctccctctttGGCGTGAAGCAGGGAGCTGGggtctcctcctgaccccagggTGCTGTGGGACATGGACCGTCCTGTCGCTCCTGGGGGCCTGTCCTGGCGGCAGGGCCCTTTCCGTGGGTCCCTGATTCCTCACGACGGAGTTTGCCTGTGGCCTGCAGCTCACACAGGCCTCCCCCAGCGCCCCTCACACGTCAGGCACTGGGGAGGGGGTCTTTGGCAGCTCCTCCCGAGGTGGGGCGGCCCCCCTCCTCAGGAAGCAGACAGACCCCAGCTGTGGGGGGGATCCCAGAGGGAGGCACTTTGTTTGGGGTCTTTTCCCTCTGAAGTGTTTGGATGCCATTCACTTAGGATGGAGATGAAAAAGGGGGGTCTGGGAATGGGACCCCCTTCTTGCAGCCTTGCTGTGTTCACCACATGGCCAGCGGCCCCACAGCAAAGCTGTCCCCTCAGCTAGGACAGCTCAGAGCCAGTGTGTCCAGGTAGACTAGTTCTAGTTCAGGTCCTGTTGAGCCTTGGGAGTAAATGCCACTCAGATGCTGAAACCCCTCTAAGCCTTTCATAAAGCTGCCGAGTTCTTGCTTCGTAGGGCTTCGGGGTCCAGGCACTCTCGCCGTGGACTCTGGTTTGATGAGATGCAGGCGGTGTCAGGACCGGACGTCACCACCGTGTGATGTAGTTTACACCCCAGATGGGCTCatgcttct
This window contains:
- the CLN8 gene encoding protein CLN8; its protein translation is MGSMSLLGAGALDLDYTSGRVRGVLVAAGCAFYLGVFVVCHRLSSSLNATYRSLAAREQVFWNLAATRAVFGIQGTAAGLWALLLDPVLQADKALGQQDWCWFHITTATGFFFFENLALHVSNALFHTFDGFLAVHHLFAFLGFLGSAVNLQAGHYLPMVTLLLEMSTPFTCISWMLLKAGCANSRLWRLNQWAMVHLFHCRMVLTYHMWWVCLGHWAGLARSLFPPHLALFVVGLALLTLLINPYWTRKKTQQLLNPVDWNFAPGTPNGPAQPKKAR